The Saccharopolyspora gloriosae genome has a segment encoding these proteins:
- a CDS encoding ATP/GTP-binding protein, giving the protein MLLRFRAENHRSLRDEAELSLVSSTARGPAPLDENWQDFTVRVAGIYGANASGKSNVLHALDFMSRAVMFSATKWGAEDDFPYHPFSLDSTHREMSSTYEIDIVVDEVRYTYGFESISSGVSSEWLYSYPARRRRVLFERKSGQTPEMSFGRSLVGENATISKLTRPTALFLSVAANNNHPVLKRIHHEICQFKYARYTEQDKRSRIRLATSLIKDTGIARQAQALLRFADLGIKGVELNEKDLGPELRKTFERVLSAISGGEEGEGSAIAEVDKYLEGIRSQIRFIHSGGDSDSHQYGLEMSDQSAGTVAWLSIGVPALVSLEAGDVFMVDEIDSSLHPRLTAALIHMFKDPAINPSGAQLIFTSHDSSLMGKMLDGVLASEEIWFTEKRNDGATELYALEEFAVRKNENFELRYLQGRYGAIPMIDSEDLRLALVGRGENG; this is encoded by the coding sequence GTGCTACTACGCTTCAGGGCTGAGAACCACCGGTCACTTCGAGATGAGGCTGAGCTGTCGCTCGTCTCCTCGACGGCACGTGGACCCGCTCCACTGGACGAAAACTGGCAAGATTTCACGGTTAGAGTTGCGGGGATATATGGAGCGAACGCATCTGGGAAATCCAATGTTCTCCACGCTCTGGATTTTATGAGTCGTGCCGTCATGTTCTCGGCCACCAAATGGGGCGCCGAAGACGATTTTCCTTATCATCCGTTTTCTCTCGATTCAACCCATCGAGAAATGTCCTCGACCTATGAGATCGATATTGTAGTCGATGAGGTCCGGTATACGTATGGTTTTGAATCGATTTCTTCCGGAGTTTCTTCTGAGTGGCTCTATTCTTACCCTGCGCGACGTCGACGCGTCTTGTTTGAGCGAAAATCAGGGCAAACTCCCGAGATGAGTTTCGGGCGCAGCTTGGTCGGGGAGAATGCAACCATAAGTAAGTTGACGCGACCTACTGCTCTGTTTCTTTCGGTGGCGGCAAACAACAATCACCCCGTTCTCAAGCGGATTCACCATGAGATTTGCCAATTCAAGTATGCCCGATACACGGAGCAGGATAAGCGGAGCCGAATTCGGCTGGCGACCAGCCTTATTAAGGATACTGGAATCGCGCGACAGGCTCAGGCGCTGCTTCGTTTCGCAGATCTGGGAATCAAGGGTGTTGAGCTCAACGAGAAGGACCTCGGTCCGGAGCTCAGGAAAACATTCGAAAGGGTTCTTTCTGCTATATCTGGAGGCGAAGAGGGAGAAGGTTCGGCGATCGCCGAAGTCGATAAGTACTTGGAGGGAATTCGGAGTCAAATCAGGTTCATTCATTCCGGAGGCGATTCCGATAGTCATCAGTATGGTCTGGAAATGTCTGACCAGAGTGCCGGGACTGTTGCATGGCTGAGTATTGGTGTACCTGCCTTGGTGTCCTTGGAGGCCGGCGATGTATTTATGGTCGATGAGATTGACTCGAGTCTCCATCCGCGGCTCACTGCGGCTCTCATCCACATGTTCAAAGACCCTGCCATCAATCCATCTGGGGCACAGCTGATCTTCACCTCGCACGATTCGTCGCTGATGGGAAAGATGCTCGACGGTGTGCTTGCCTCTGAGGAAATCTGGTTCACGGAGAAGAGGAATGATGGGGCGACTGAGCTTTATGCCCTAGAGGAGTTTGCCGTTCGGAAAAATGAAAATTTCGAGCTTAGGTATCTCCAGGGGCGTTATGGGGCCATTCCCATGATTGACTCTGAAGATCTCCGCCTTGCGTTGGTCGGTCGAGGTGAAAATGGCTAA
- a CDS encoding RloB family protein, giving the protein MAKKFQDKADLRRPRGRRVERSRVLIVTEGECTEVQYFKNLCKHLRATGTNVMGVDVKGAGRDPSNVVNKAGKASQNGSLIGREGGYDAVWCVFDVDEHEKLEAATELARKRGFKLAISNPCFEVWLLWHFEDCYKHLSTDQAGKMLKKHGVLGKNMPENFDYGNSRKARSRAESALEDIPVNPGSRVWVLVDHLESGKRVGS; this is encoded by the coding sequence ATGGCTAAAAAATTTCAGGACAAGGCCGATCTTCGTCGCCCTCGAGGGAGGAGAGTTGAACGATCTCGGGTATTGATCGTAACCGAAGGAGAGTGTACGGAGGTTCAGTACTTTAAGAATCTTTGCAAGCATCTGAGGGCAACCGGAACGAACGTGATGGGCGTCGACGTGAAGGGGGCTGGTCGTGATCCGTCAAATGTGGTGAACAAGGCGGGAAAGGCGTCTCAAAATGGTTCGTTGATTGGAAGAGAAGGGGGTTACGATGCGGTGTGGTGCGTGTTCGATGTTGACGAGCACGAAAAACTGGAAGCTGCCACTGAGTTAGCTCGAAAACGCGGTTTCAAACTGGCGATCAGCAATCCATGCTTTGAGGTCTGGCTACTGTGGCATTTTGAAGACTGTTACAAACATTTGTCGACGGACCAAGCTGGGAAGATGCTCAAAAAGCACGGCGTGCTTGGCAAGAACATGCCAGAAAACTTTGACTATGGGAATTCAAGGAAAGCGCGAAGTCGTGCCGAAAGTGCGCTTGAGGATATTCCCGTGAACCCTGGCTCGCGAGTGTGGGTTCTGGTTGATCATCTCGAATCCGGAAAACGAGTGGGTTCTTAG
- a CDS encoding TetR/AcrR family transcriptional regulator, translating to MSAFDETAKPGRWAGKPPADRVAERRALLLDAALDLLGTEGWSGTSVRAVCQHARLNPRYFYESFPDLNALVVALYDRLIDDLHTEVRTAAEAAGNDSHARVHAVVDTTTRFVAEDRRRARVLYVEALGNEALNRRRIETGHLIARYVEADATRGDPPPGDPITGITAAVLVGGFSELLMSWLNGHTPVDRDQLVNDATALFTGLGETAATIAIRRTRG from the coding sequence TTGTCAGCCTTCGATGAAACCGCCAAACCCGGCCGTTGGGCCGGAAAACCGCCCGCGGACCGAGTCGCGGAGCGGCGCGCACTGCTGCTCGACGCCGCACTCGACCTGCTCGGCACCGAAGGCTGGTCCGGCACCTCGGTGCGCGCCGTGTGCCAGCACGCCCGGCTGAACCCGCGCTACTTCTACGAGAGCTTCCCCGACCTCAACGCCCTGGTCGTCGCGCTCTACGACCGCCTGATCGACGATCTGCACACCGAAGTCCGCACCGCCGCCGAGGCCGCCGGAAACGACTCCCACGCCCGAGTGCACGCCGTCGTCGACACGACCACCCGCTTCGTGGCCGAAGACCGCCGCCGCGCACGAGTCCTCTACGTCGAAGCCCTCGGCAACGAAGCGCTCAACCGCCGCCGCATCGAAACCGGCCACCTCATCGCCCGCTACGTCGAAGCCGACGCCACCCGCGGCGACCCACCCCCCGGCGATCCGATCACCGGCATCACCGCGGCCGTGCTCGTCGGCGGCTTCAGCGAACTCCTCATGAGCTGGCTCAACGGCCACACCCCCGTCGACCGCGACCAACTCGTCAACGACGCCACGGCCCTGTTCACAGGCCTCGGCGAAACAGCGGCGACCATCGCCATCAGGCGCACGCGGGGTTGA
- a CDS encoding alpha/beta fold hydrolase, whose translation MPERTVAVNGAELHVVEEGTGPPVIFAHGFPELAYSWRHQLPAIAAAGYRAIAPDQRGYGRSSKPDEVAAYDMRHLTGDLIALLDDLGEQRAVFVGHDWGSMVVWQTALLHPDRVAGVCGMSVPFSPRPLRPPTELWREAFRDRFFYILHFQETGVADAELAADPATTMRRLLCGVRTEPGVESGLVSAADGRNFLDRFPEPDGLPAWLSQADLDHYVAEFARTGFTGGLNWYRNFDRNWEITPELAGAKVQVPSAFIGGELDPVLVGAPPSTQDGWLTRHQGDVLVPDAGHWVQQEKPDEVNAALLSFFDFVDRQEIA comes from the coding sequence ATGCCTGAGCGCACCGTCGCCGTCAACGGCGCCGAGCTGCACGTCGTGGAGGAGGGCACCGGTCCGCCGGTGATCTTCGCGCACGGCTTCCCGGAACTCGCTTACTCGTGGCGCCACCAACTGCCCGCCATCGCCGCCGCCGGATACCGCGCGATCGCTCCGGACCAGCGGGGATACGGCCGCTCCAGCAAGCCGGACGAGGTCGCCGCCTACGACATGCGGCACCTGACCGGCGACCTCATCGCGCTGCTCGACGACCTCGGGGAGCAGCGGGCCGTGTTCGTCGGCCACGACTGGGGATCGATGGTGGTGTGGCAGACGGCCTTGCTGCACCCGGACCGCGTCGCCGGGGTGTGCGGGATGAGCGTGCCGTTCTCGCCGCGCCCGCTGCGCCCGCCCACCGAGCTGTGGCGGGAGGCGTTCCGTGACCGGTTCTTCTACATCCTGCACTTCCAGGAAACCGGTGTCGCCGACGCCGAACTCGCCGCGGATCCGGCGACCACGATGCGCAGGCTGCTGTGCGGAGTCCGGACGGAACCGGGTGTGGAATCGGGGCTGGTCTCCGCCGCCGACGGCCGCAACTTCCTCGACCGCTTCCCGGAACCGGACGGACTGCCCGCTTGGCTGAGCCAGGCGGACCTCGACCACTACGTGGCGGAGTTCGCCCGCACCGGGTTCACCGGCGGCCTGAACTGGTACCGCAACTTCGACCGCAACTGGGAGATCACCCCCGAACTCGCCGGGGCGAAGGTGCAAGTGCCCAGCGCGTTCATCGGCGGCGAACTGGATCCGGTCCTGGTCGGCGCACCACCGTCCACTCAGGACGGATGGCTCACGCGGCATCAGGGAGACGTGCTGGTGCCGGACGCGGGGCACTGGGTGCAGCAGGAGAAACCGGACGAGGTCAACGCCGCGCTGCTGTCGTTCTTCGACTTCGTCGACAGGCAGGAGATCGCGTGA
- a CDS encoding LLM class flavin-dependent oxidoreductase, producing the protein MNRPMNFGVFYAPFHPTGQDPTLALEYDLRRVEALDEYGFDEAWFGEHHSGGYEIIGSPEIFIAAAAQRTRNIKLGTGVVSLPYHHPWLLADRLVLLDHLTRGRLIFGAGPGALPTDAAILGIDPVEQRRMMAESLEAILALFNEDGTVSRRTDWFEMNEARLQLRPYSWPHPEVAVAAMVSPSGPRLAGLHGASLLSLSMSALADGFAAIGRAWGVVEEEAEKAGRPAPDRANWRVLGAMHLAETKEQAIADCTYGLPEFGAYFGGGAGFVPLAQQVDGEPESRHEYAAAYAESDSVVIGTPDDAIAHIEVLLDQSGGFGTFLMLGHDWASPERTLNSYRLFAQYVLPHFKGRLSAPRASHEWATGKREELFGRAGEAIGNAIESHAAEQESP; encoded by the coding sequence GTGAACCGGCCCATGAACTTCGGAGTCTTCTACGCCCCGTTCCACCCGACCGGCCAGGATCCGACGCTGGCGCTGGAGTACGACCTGCGGCGGGTCGAGGCGCTCGACGAGTACGGATTCGACGAGGCGTGGTTCGGCGAACACCACTCCGGCGGCTACGAGATCATCGGCTCCCCGGAGATCTTCATCGCCGCCGCCGCGCAGCGCACCCGGAACATCAAGCTCGGCACCGGAGTGGTGTCGCTGCCGTACCACCACCCGTGGCTGCTGGCCGACCGGCTGGTGCTGCTCGATCACCTCACTCGGGGTCGCCTCATCTTCGGGGCCGGTCCCGGAGCGTTGCCCACCGACGCCGCCATCCTCGGCATCGATCCCGTTGAGCAGCGGCGCATGATGGCCGAGTCGCTGGAGGCGATCCTCGCGCTGTTCAACGAGGACGGGACGGTCAGCCGCCGCACCGACTGGTTCGAGATGAACGAGGCGCGGCTCCAGCTGCGCCCGTACTCGTGGCCGCACCCGGAGGTCGCGGTGGCGGCGATGGTCTCGCCGTCCGGTCCGCGACTGGCCGGCCTGCACGGCGCTTCGCTGCTGTCGCTGTCGATGTCCGCGCTCGCCGACGGATTCGCCGCCATCGGACGAGCCTGGGGCGTCGTCGAAGAGGAAGCCGAGAAGGCCGGGCGTCCCGCGCCGGACCGGGCGAACTGGCGGGTCCTGGGCGCGATGCACCTGGCCGAGACGAAGGAGCAGGCCATCGCCGACTGCACCTACGGGTTGCCGGAGTTCGGCGCGTACTTCGGCGGCGGCGCCGGATTCGTGCCGCTGGCCCAGCAGGTCGACGGTGAGCCGGAGTCCCGCCACGAGTACGCGGCGGCGTACGCGGAATCCGACAGCGTCGTGATCGGCACGCCGGACGACGCCATCGCGCACATCGAGGTGCTGCTCGACCAGTCCGGCGGGTTCGGCACGTTCCTGATGCTGGGCCACGACTGGGCATCGCCGGAGCGCACGCTCAACTCGTACCGGCTGTTCGCCCAGTACGTCCTGCCGCACTTCAAGGGCAGGTTGAGCGCGCCGCGAGCCTCCCACGAGTGGGCCACCGGCAAGCGCGAAGAGCTGTTCGGGCGGGCAGGCGAGGCCATCGGCAACGCCATTGAATCGCACGCCGCCGAACAGGAGAGCCCCTGA
- a CDS encoding zinc-binding dehydrogenase — protein MRAAVLNSGRVFVRDDIAEPRPGAGQVLVRVRACGICGSDLHFARHGADMLALGREMSGLPFESDELDLARDVHMGHEFAAEVLEVGPDAETAVRPGQLVTSFPVLLAESGPVPIVYSNTVHGGYGERMLLSAPMVLPVPNGLPPHHAALTEPMAVGLHAVNMAAPSDEGAVVLGCGPVGLAVIAALRARGVAPIVAADFSPARRGLAERLGAHHVVDPAEETGWAAWRRVGGDRRLVVFEAVGVPGVLNDVLRHAPAGSQVVVVGVCMGDDVINPYFAITKQLAVRFAFGYEPAEFAESLRAIAEGDVDVAPLVTARVGLDDVPWAFEALGDPEEHCKIIVEP, from the coding sequence ATGCGCGCGGCGGTGCTCAACTCCGGCCGCGTGTTCGTCCGCGACGACATCGCCGAGCCCCGGCCGGGCGCGGGGCAGGTGCTGGTGCGGGTGCGGGCGTGCGGGATCTGCGGCTCGGACCTGCACTTCGCCCGGCACGGCGCGGACATGCTGGCGCTGGGCCGGGAGATGAGCGGGTTACCGTTCGAATCCGACGAGCTCGACCTGGCCCGCGATGTCCACATGGGACACGAGTTCGCGGCCGAGGTGCTGGAAGTGGGGCCGGACGCCGAGACCGCGGTGCGCCCGGGTCAGCTCGTGACCTCGTTTCCCGTGCTGCTGGCCGAGAGCGGCCCGGTGCCGATCGTGTACTCGAACACCGTGCACGGCGGCTACGGCGAACGGATGCTGCTGTCGGCGCCGATGGTGCTCCCGGTGCCCAACGGGTTGCCCCCGCACCACGCCGCGCTCACCGAACCGATGGCGGTCGGGTTGCACGCGGTGAACATGGCCGCGCCCTCGGACGAGGGCGCCGTCGTGCTGGGCTGCGGTCCGGTGGGGCTCGCCGTGATCGCCGCGCTGCGCGCCAGAGGCGTCGCGCCGATCGTCGCCGCGGACTTCTCCCCGGCGCGGCGCGGGCTCGCCGAACGCCTCGGCGCGCACCACGTCGTCGACCCCGCCGAGGAGACCGGCTGGGCGGCGTGGCGCCGGGTCGGCGGTGATCGGCGGCTCGTCGTGTTCGAGGCCGTCGGCGTGCCCGGCGTGCTCAACGACGTGCTGCGCCACGCCCCGGCCGGGTCCCAGGTCGTTGTGGTGGGCGTGTGCATGGGCGACGACGTGATCAACCCCTACTTCGCCATCACCAAGCAGCTCGCCGTCCGGTTCGCCTTCGGCTACGAACCCGCGGAGTTCGCGGAGTCGCTGCGAGCCATCGCCGAAGGCGACGTCGACGTCGCCCCACTGGTGACCGCTCGGGTCGGGCTGGACGACGTGCCGTGGGCGTTCGAGGCCCTCGGCGATCCCGAAGAACACTGCAAGATCATTGTGGAGCCGTGA
- a CDS encoding acyl-CoA dehydrogenase family protein, which produces MTNWTELATDLAAEFAERAAEVDRSGRFAAENLDRLRETGYLKIAVPTEFGGGGAGLATVAECQRILAGGCASTALAANMHVFGLGSAAESWYAGDRTTEPIFRLVAGGTIVGGSLTDAATGLNVRTSSTPAKRTDGGYVITGRKSFCSLAPVLGFFWGTAADTETGELLLFGLQRDTAGLNFVDTWDTMAMRGTGSWDVKFDEVFVPDAAVQRGRAPGDPQVWDEVQERGFAWFAFTVASIYLGVARRAVRFAYDYVTNRTVTGASLPMARQPAQVFNASRIELLLRPAEALVADGLRRREAGEVLAPADLNTIKYVAVNAADEAVDQCVRMVGGHGIFRKLPLERFYRDVRAGQFHPPNNDVALETIGKSALGIDPLAEPRWPSD; this is translated from the coding sequence ATGACGAACTGGACCGAGCTCGCCACCGACCTGGCGGCGGAATTCGCCGAACGGGCGGCTGAGGTCGACCGCAGCGGCCGCTTCGCCGCTGAGAACCTGGATCGCCTCCGGGAGACCGGGTACCTGAAGATCGCGGTGCCGACGGAGTTCGGCGGTGGCGGCGCGGGCCTCGCCACCGTCGCCGAGTGCCAGCGCATCCTCGCCGGGGGCTGCGCTTCGACGGCGCTGGCGGCGAACATGCACGTGTTCGGCCTGGGCTCGGCGGCCGAGAGCTGGTACGCCGGGGACCGCACCACGGAGCCGATCTTCCGGCTCGTCGCGGGCGGCACGATCGTCGGCGGCAGCCTCACCGACGCGGCCACCGGGCTCAACGTGCGCACCTCCTCGACCCCGGCGAAGCGCACCGACGGCGGCTACGTGATCACCGGCCGGAAGTCGTTCTGCTCGCTGGCGCCGGTGCTCGGGTTCTTCTGGGGCACCGCCGCCGACACCGAGACCGGTGAGCTCCTGCTGTTCGGGCTGCAGCGGGACACCGCCGGCCTGAACTTCGTGGACACCTGGGACACGATGGCGATGCGCGGCACCGGCTCGTGGGACGTGAAGTTCGACGAGGTGTTCGTGCCGGACGCCGCGGTGCAGCGTGGCCGGGCGCCGGGCGATCCGCAGGTGTGGGACGAGGTGCAGGAGCGGGGTTTCGCCTGGTTCGCATTCACCGTCGCATCGATCTACCTGGGCGTGGCGCGGAGGGCCGTGCGGTTCGCCTACGACTACGTCACGAACCGGACCGTCACCGGGGCGAGCCTGCCGATGGCTCGGCAGCCCGCGCAGGTGTTCAACGCCAGCCGCATCGAACTGCTGCTGCGACCGGCGGAAGCGCTCGTCGCCGACGGGCTGCGCAGGCGCGAAGCGGGAGAGGTGCTCGCTCCGGCCGACCTCAACACCATCAAGTACGTGGCGGTGAACGCCGCCGACGAGGCGGTGGACCAGTGCGTGCGGATGGTCGGCGGGCACGGCATCTTCCGGAAGCTGCCGCTGGAACGGTTCTACCGGGACGTGCGGGCGGGGCAGTTCCACCCGCCGAACAACGACGTGGCACTGGAGACGATCGGCAAGAGCGCGCTCGGCATCGACCCGCTCGCCGAACCCCGCTGGCCTAGCGACTGA
- the smpB gene encoding SsrA-binding protein SmpB produces the protein MVQHGDRSVIATNRRARHHYTIVDTYEAGLVLVGTEVKSLRLGRASLAEAFATVDGGEVWLRNLHIAEYWHGSWTNHTPRRTRKMLLHAKEIRGLNVRARETGFALVPLSMYFSDGWVKVELALARGKKNWDKRRDIAARDAERDMARGIGWQLKGHPAGKGRRRPPEDPVLRYTP, from the coding sequence ATGGTCCAGCACGGGGATCGCTCGGTGATCGCGACGAATCGCCGGGCGCGGCACCACTACACGATCGTCGATACCTACGAGGCCGGACTCGTCCTGGTCGGCACCGAGGTGAAGAGCCTGCGCCTCGGCCGGGCGTCGCTGGCGGAGGCCTTCGCCACCGTCGACGGCGGCGAGGTGTGGCTGCGCAACCTGCACATCGCGGAGTACTGGCACGGCAGCTGGACCAATCACACGCCGCGCCGCACCCGCAAGATGCTGTTGCACGCCAAGGAGATCCGCGGTTTGAACGTGCGCGCCAGGGAAACCGGGTTCGCGCTCGTCCCGCTGTCGATGTACTTCAGCGACGGCTGGGTCAAGGTCGAGCTCGCGCTGGCGCGGGGCAAGAAGAACTGGGACAAGCGCCGCGACATCGCGGCCCGCGACGCGGAGCGCGACATGGCCCGCGGCATCGGCTGGCAGCTCAAAGGCCACCCGGCGGGGAAGGGGCGACGCCGCCCACCGGAAGACCCGGTGCTGCGCTACACCCCGTGA
- a CDS encoding MarR family winged helix-turn-helix transcriptional regulator, translating to MSAEEYLPALEEEMRAMGRRTRLRTRELARAVHPRLDPTAYPLVVLLSKDGAMRVSAIAAALSLDKSTVSRQVDAVVRIGLAERVPDPSDARARLVVLTEQGRTKVAAQLADQAKRWREALGGWDPDDVAELTRLLHRLGEADL from the coding sequence GTGTCCGCGGAGGAGTACCTGCCAGCCCTGGAAGAGGAAATGCGTGCGATGGGGCGCCGCACCCGGCTGCGCACGCGTGAGCTCGCCCGCGCCGTGCATCCGCGGCTCGACCCGACGGCGTATCCGCTGGTGGTCCTGCTGTCGAAGGACGGGGCGATGCGCGTGTCGGCGATCGCGGCTGCGCTGTCGCTGGACAAGTCCACGGTGAGCAGGCAGGTCGACGCCGTGGTGCGCATCGGGCTCGCCGAGCGCGTGCCCGACCCCAGCGACGCCCGCGCCCGCTTGGTCGTGCTCACCGAGCAGGGCCGCACGAAAGTCGCCGCGCAGCTCGCCGACCAGGCGAAGCGCTGGCGCGAGGCGCTGGGCGGTTGGGACCCGGACGACGTCGCCGAACTCACCCGGTTGCTGCATCGCCTCGGCGAGGCGGACCTGTAG
- a CDS encoding MFS transporter — MSNADEPVPASTAEESGRMTQSQIIKALVGMLLAMMTALLSSTIVSTALPTIITELHGSQDQYTWVVTATLLASTATTPIWGKLADLFSKKLLVQIAIGIFTIGSVAAGLAQSVDTLIAWRALQGLGLGGLQSLVMIVVAAMISPRERGKYTGPIAAVMSVATVAGPLLGGFIVDTSWLGWRWCFFIGVPLAVVALIVVQRTLDLPVVTRRVRVDYLGAALIAGGVSALLIWVTLGGKQFAWGSGMSLALAGFGVVLLALAIAVEARVPEPIIPLRLFRDRTTALATIASIAVGIAMFGGAVFLGQYFQIARGYSPTAAGLLTLPMVIGSMLSSAGSGALITRFGRWKGYLVGGGVLTVVGFGLLGTITESTNMVLLGCYLFLLGCGMGMMMQNLVLAVQNTVAASDLGAASSTVTFFRSLGGTVGVSVLGAVLATEVSDRIARGLAAIGIDLPAGGDAGGVGLGSLNQLPPPLVDIVRGAYGNGTATIFVVAAALAAVSLIAVLGIKEVPLRTESGFERQQAQKAAV; from the coding sequence GTGTCCAACGCGGACGAGCCCGTACCTGCCTCCACGGCCGAAGAGAGCGGCCGCATGACGCAGTCCCAGATCATCAAGGCGCTGGTCGGGATGCTGCTGGCGATGATGACGGCCCTGCTGTCCTCGACCATCGTCTCGACCGCGTTGCCCACGATCATCACCGAGCTGCACGGCAGCCAGGACCAGTACACCTGGGTGGTCACCGCGACCCTGCTCGCCTCCACGGCCACCACCCCGATCTGGGGCAAGCTCGCCGACCTGTTCAGCAAGAAGCTGCTGGTGCAGATCGCGATCGGCATCTTCACCATCGGCTCCGTCGCGGCCGGGCTCGCGCAGTCGGTCGACACGCTCATCGCGTGGCGTGCGCTGCAAGGGCTCGGGCTCGGTGGCCTGCAATCGCTGGTGATGATCGTGGTCGCGGCGATGATCAGCCCGCGGGAGCGCGGCAAGTACACCGGCCCGATCGCCGCGGTGATGTCGGTGGCCACCGTCGCCGGACCGCTGCTGGGCGGCTTCATCGTCGACACGAGCTGGCTCGGCTGGCGGTGGTGCTTCTTCATCGGAGTGCCGTTGGCGGTGGTCGCGCTGATCGTCGTGCAGCGCACCCTCGACCTGCCCGTCGTCACACGCCGGGTGCGGGTCGACTACCTCGGTGCCGCGCTCATCGCGGGCGGAGTGTCCGCGCTGCTGATCTGGGTGACGCTCGGCGGCAAGCAGTTCGCCTGGGGCTCGGGGATGTCGTTGGCGCTGGCCGGATTCGGCGTGGTGCTGCTGGCGCTGGCCATCGCGGTGGAGGCCCGGGTGCCGGAGCCGATCATCCCGCTGCGGTTGTTCCGCGACCGCACCACGGCACTGGCCACCATCGCCAGCATCGCCGTCGGCATCGCCATGTTCGGTGGTGCGGTGTTCCTCGGGCAGTACTTCCAGATCGCCCGTGGCTACAGCCCCACCGCGGCCGGGCTGCTGACGCTGCCGATGGTGATCGGATCGATGCTCTCCTCGGCCGGATCCGGCGCGCTGATCACCCGTTTCGGCCGCTGGAAGGGTTACCTGGTCGGAGGCGGCGTGCTCACGGTCGTCGGGTTCGGGTTGCTGGGCACGATCACCGAGAGCACGAACATGGTGCTGCTCGGCTGCTACCTGTTCCTGCTCGGCTGCGGCATGGGCATGATGATGCAGAACCTGGTGCTGGCCGTGCAGAACACCGTCGCCGCATCGGACTTGGGAGCGGCGAGCTCCACGGTGACGTTCTTCCGCTCGCTCGGCGGCACCGTCGGGGTCTCGGTGCTGGGCGCGGTGCTGGCGACCGAGGTGAGCGACCGGATCGCGCGGGGACTGGCCGCGATCGGCATCGACCTCCCGGCGGGCGGCGATGCCGGCGGGGTGGGGCTGGGCAGCCTGAACCAGCTGCCGCCACCGCTAGTCGACATCGTGCGCGGCGCCTACGGCAACGGCACCGCCACGATCTTCGTGGTGGCAGCGGCGTTGGCCGCGGTCTCGCTGATCGCCGTGCTCGGCATCAAGGAGGTCCCGCTGCGGACCGAGAGCGGCTTCGAACGGCAGCAGGCTCAGAAGGCCGCGGTCTGA
- a CDS encoding SAM-dependent methyltransferase, with amino-acid sequence MAGDQERWRELGVDVELPSAARVYDAYLGGAHNFAADRAFVARAKEKLPHIADVARWNRTFLRRAVQTMAEEGIDQFLDIGAGLPTVGNTHEIAHQTNPDARVLYADNEPVAVVQTKELLDSVPGTDVVQGDFLEPESILAAPATRELLDFTRPIGVLAVALLHFIPRGRHPEAALEKYKDALPAGSRLAISHATVDGVAEPVRSQTLDFIDSYKDTQNPGFTARDELEFRRFFTGWELLDPGVAFTSEWRSDLTEVDEFATENPQNAVCFAAVGRKP; translated from the coding sequence ATGGCTGGTGATCAAGAAAGGTGGCGGGAGCTCGGGGTGGACGTGGAGCTCCCGAGCGCGGCCCGCGTGTACGACGCGTACCTCGGTGGCGCGCACAACTTCGCGGCGGACCGGGCGTTCGTGGCCAGGGCCAAGGAGAAGCTGCCGCACATCGCCGATGTGGCCCGCTGGAACCGCACCTTCCTGCGCCGCGCGGTGCAGACCATGGCCGAGGAGGGCATCGACCAGTTCCTCGACATCGGCGCGGGCCTGCCCACCGTGGGCAACACGCACGAGATCGCGCACCAGACGAACCCGGACGCCCGCGTGCTCTACGCGGACAACGAGCCGGTGGCGGTCGTGCAGACCAAGGAGCTGCTCGACTCGGTGCCCGGAACCGATGTGGTGCAAGGGGATTTCCTCGAACCCGAGTCGATCCTCGCCGCACCGGCCACCAGGGAACTGCTCGACTTCACCCGGCCCATCGGCGTGCTCGCGGTGGCACTGCTGCACTTCATCCCCCGCGGCCGGCACCCGGAAGCGGCACTGGAGAAGTACAAGGACGCGCTGCCCGCCGGGAGCAGGCTCGCGATCAGCCACGCCACCGTCGACGGCGTCGCGGAACCCGTGCGGTCGCAGACGCTGGATTTCATCGACTCCTACAAGGACACCCAGAACCCCGGCTTCACCGCCCGCGACGAGCTGGAGTTCCGCCGCTTCTTCACCGGCTGGGAACTGCTCGACCCCGGCGTCGCGTTCACCTCGGAATGGCGTTCCGACCTGACCGAGGTGGACGAGTTCGCCACGGAGAACCCGCAGAACGCCGTGTGCTTCGCCGCGGTGGGGCGCAAGCCGTAG